In the Periophthalmus magnuspinnatus isolate fPerMag1 chromosome 4, fPerMag1.2.pri, whole genome shotgun sequence genome, one interval contains:
- the LOC117369666 gene encoding ras-related protein Rab-11B-like has product MGARDDEYDYLFKVVLIGDSGVGKSNLLSRFTRNEFNLESKSTIGVEFATRSIQVDGKTIKAQIWDTAGQERYRAITSAYYRGAVGALLVYDIAKHLTYENVERWLKELRDHADNNIVIMLVGNKSDLRHLRAVPTDEARAFSEKNTLSFIETSALDSTNVEEAFKNILTEIYRIVSQKQISDRSGHDDSPGNNVVDINVPSTTDGQRGNKLPCCQSA; this is encoded by the exons ATGGGAGCTAGGGATGACGAGTACGACTACTTATTTAAAG TGGTGTTGATTGGCGACTCAGGGGTGGGGAAGAGTAACCTTTTGTCACGATTCACAAGAAATGAGTTTAACCTGGAGAGCAAGAGCACAATTGGAGTGGAATTTGCCACCAGGAGCATTCAGGTGGATGGCAAGACGATAAAGGCCCAGATCTGGGACACAGCGGGACAGGAGCGCTACAGAGCCATCACTTCAGC gtATTACCGAGGGGCAGTGGGGGCTCTTCTAGTGTATGACATTGCCAAGCACCTAACATATGAAAATGTAGAGCGTTGGCTGAAGGAGCTCAGGGACCACGCCGACAACAATATTGTCATAATGTTAGTAGGAAACAAAAGTGATCTGCGCCACCTCAGAGCTGTGCCCACAGATGAGGCCCGAGCCTTCTCAG AAAAGAATACACTCTCATTTATTGAAACTTCAGCATTGGACTCAACAAATGTTGAAGAAGCTTTCAAGAACATACTCACAG AGATTTACCGTATTGTGTCCCAGAAACAGATTTCTGATCGATCTGGACACGACGACTCTCCTGGAAATAACGTTGTGGATATAAATGTTCCATCCACGACAGATGGACAGCGAGGCAACAAACTGCCCTGCTGCCAGAGCGCCTGA
- the LOC117369993 gene encoding ras-related protein Rab-11B-like has translation MGNRDDEYDFLFKVVLIGDSGVGKSNLLSRFTRNEFNLESKSTIGVEFATRSIQVDGKTIKAQIWDTAGQERYRAITSAYYRGAVGALLVYDIAKHLTYENIERWLKELRDHADNNIIIMLVGNKSDLRHLRAVPTDEARAFAEKNTLSFIETSALDSTNVEEAFKNILTEIYRIVSQKQIADRSAHDESPRNNVVDISVPPTTDGQKGSKLQCCQSL, from the exons ATGGGGAACCGAGACGATGAGtatgactttttatttaaag tgGTGTTGATTGGTGACTCAGGAGTTGGGAAGAGTAACCTTTTGTCACGATTCACAAGAAATGAGTTTAACCTGGAGAGCAAGAGCACAATCGGAGTGGAGTTTGCTACCAGGAGCATCCAGGTGGATGGCAAGACGATAAAGGCCCAGATCTGGGATACAGCAGGACAGGAGCGCTACAGAGCCATCACTTCAGC GTATTACCGAGGGGCAGTGGGGGCTCTTCTAGTGTATGACATCGCCAAGCACCTAACATATGAAAATATAGAGCGTTGGCTGAAGGAGCTCAGGGACCACGCTGACAACAACATCATCATAATGTTAGTAGGAAACAAAAGTGATCTGCGCCACCTCAGAGCTGTGCCCACAGATGAGGCCCGTGCTTTTGCAG AAAAGAACACTTTGTCATTTATTGAGACCTCTGCTTTGGATTCCACAAATGTAGAAGAagcctttaaaaacattttaacag AAATATATCGTATAGTATCACAAAAGCAGATAGCTGACAGATCTGCTCACGATGAATCTCCACGAAACAACGTAGTGGACATCAGTGTCCCACCGACAACAGACGGTCAAAAGGGGAGCAAATTGCAGTGCTGCCAGAGTCTGTGA